The Lolium rigidum isolate FL_2022 chromosome 2, APGP_CSIRO_Lrig_0.1, whole genome shotgun sequence genomic interval CGTGATTTTTTGCATCGCAACGGGGAACAAGGGCGATTGGAGGGGGCAGCCTTTTTCGCGGGGGAGGGGGCATCCTTGAGGGAGGAGCGAGGTTCCGCGAGGGAGGGAGGGGTGGAGATTGCAAGGATGGAAGGGTCGGCGAGCGGAGGGTGGTGCCCCGGACGTCCTCCCGTGCGTCGTCTCGGTCGTGCGCCGTTCCAGGCCCCGATCTCCAACAGGAGGGTGCCAGAGAGGGAGGGCGGCACTGCATCGATCTCTAGGCTGAGCGCCTCCCTCGATATCTCAACAGAAAGATTAGTAGCTAGCTCGTGGTGCTAGCTGCCCTGTATCGTTGGCTCAATTTAAATGCATTATTTTTGATGTTGTGGAATTAAAATGGACATCAACATTACTACTTATTTTTTGATTAGAAAAAATTTGAACTATGTAAATTTAACAAATTGAATTAACTTGTGCTCAAATTTGTATTCAAATTCATATTTTAGTAAGTAGTTGTTACAAAACGAGGACGGTCGGCGACATCGGTGGATGCATGTGTTCTGCTCACGCTCACAAACGCACCTCGAGTTTTTGATTTTGGAAAATCACATTGGCTCCGTGGGCGACATGTGCTAGACCACGACTTTTTCATCTAGGAAAATCATCATCCGAGCCATCGAGACATGCATTGATTAACACAAGCAGAAAGTTAAGAGCAGAATCATGGGGTTGCCCGTAATCTCCCTCAAAGATCGGTGTATCTTTGGTTTCTTGGATGACGGGGTAGTGCCGGGTGAGTGATAATTTAACGAAACAAGTCGTGTTTTGGCTCCGGGGTAACATAGATCCAACAACTTTTAAGTGGAGTGCACATTAACTCAAGAACTCTCAAGTCATACAGAATCGACTGAGGTATGGATTTATATGTATGAAGAGGTATATATTTGATTTAACGTgatgccgtagcaacgcacgggttttgtcctagtACCCTTATAAAAGGCAACATACAACTATACAAAAATGGACAGATTCTTTGGTGTGCGTTGTGAAGGTCGGCCCGTACCAAGAACTTTTGATGTGCATATTTGCGATTTGATTTGTGCCAATTTCATTATGTGCATGCTCACAAGATGAGGTGCCAATAACAACTTGATCTACTCTATAACACTAGATATCTTCTTGGGGTTGGTGGTGGTGATGGCAATGGTGTCGACATAAGAGATTTTGACATgaggcaaaaaaaaaatgctCATGCAGCTCAAAATAATTTTTCTAGAAGTCCAAGAAATGTTTAAGTGAGTCCAGGTGCTACTGATGTAATTACTTCTAAAGCAAACCAGTGAGAGCATCAAACAGTGTAGGTATAAATTGTGGCTGATGCTACTGGGCATACTCACACCAATCATCACCTCCGTCAAAAGTTTTCAACAAGCAGAAGTTCATACAATACATCAACGTGAGTTCCCATCCAAAGAAAATGCAATTATTGTCACAGCGGCCGTGTCGTGCACTGAACACAGTATGGACTTCAGTGTTACAGGACCAATTTTACCAATAACAAGAAAAAATCAAGACCACACAAAAAATGGTTTCAAGGATTTACAGTAGAGATGGTGTCAGCATTGTTGTCTCCAGGCATGGAGTGGCCATTCTGGAGTATGATGCTTGATCAGTTTTGATGtggccggtttggaccggcctggccggggTCCTGCCTGGGCTTTGTCCTCTTCATCTTTGCTTTGAACCTCAGTTTTAGCACCAGAGTCTCCACCGTGTTGACAAAGTTACCAACCGCCATCACCACCAGCAAGATCCCGCAAACTGCAACCTGGAAGGCGGAAAACGACCGTGATGTAAATGGCAGTTCAGGACAGTTCACGCGTCTCAAAAGATGTATCATTTATTTTGGACAGTTTGAACTACAGCTTCATCACTACCTTAGTTTTTTTTAAACCTATTCTCAAATAGCTAGGCAAGGCATTTTGTGTAGAGAACTGAATAGAAAGCCAAACACTGAAACCTAATTTCTACTACCAGCTGTGAGAACTACTGATTATTACTTACCTGCCATTCAGAGGTGAGCCCGTGCCAAGCCGTCTGAAGAAGCAATACTCCAACATATGCTTCAAAACCCTGGAAACACAGAGTAACCAAGATGAAATGCATTAGCACAAACATAGAAAGGATACAGTGGCCAACTAGCCATCTTAGTGCTCGTATTCCCTACTCTAATGGACATtaaggaaaaaaaaacatgtgAATAGAAACATGTACTTAAAAGTATCAAAAGCCAAACAACATGACCACCGAGAAATTGTAGTTTAGCGACCAAGAAATGGGCTTGGTACTAGTTAGTTTCCCAAGGTCCTGGTTCATGGCAAAGACCTTGATTTCATCCCATTCGTTTTATAAATATGCGTATTATGACATCCAATACAAAGAAACTCAAACTTAAATTAATAAATAAAACGAGGTTACTTTTGGGGTCAAAAAATAAACATGGTTTCAGTGACTATACAAGAACTCAAACCCTAAATGAAAAATTATGGAGGCACTTCCTAAGATTACTAGTAACAATTAAGAGCTTGACATGTTTTGGAACCGCCTGACACGTACCTGTAATACAAAAAGAACAGGATATAGCAGCAATAGCTGCCCTTCCACACCAGCTGTTTCTCCAGCGACAACATCCATTCTTTTAGCCTGCAAGTAGACGATGGCAATACaataaattaaaataatataaaaaataaaaaattcttaCTGGTAAGTTAATGTGACAAAGGTATATAGAGGGTAACATCGGTTTAACAGTCCATTGAGTTATACAAAAGAGCATTTGCCCGTAAGACTGAAGGTCATAAAGATTTATCTTAGTGAAGGACACAACTCACATTTATTTATTAGGACCAGTGTTGTCTCAAACCCCTAGTTAAATATGAAGCAAGTTGAGTTACTTATCATACACACCAACTAAAGATCTCCATATACATAGTTTGATAATTTGATtacatcatcatcatctgcagtaAATACTGGTTCTTATTTAATAATAAGTTATAATTTACAAGATATAGCTGTTTTTGGTACTTAGGTTGAAAATTTCTAACATTAAATGAGTAAAGAGCATGTATCGACATCTTTGTTGAATCAAGAAAAGGCCTCACCTTTCCTAGAGCAATTCGGGTGCGTAATCTTTGACGCTGGTACCTATTCTGTAGATGCATTGCAATTCCTTGCATGATTGCCCAACGCAAGAAAAGTTGTACCCCTTTCTGCAAAAAGGCCGGAGCATATTTTCAGTCTTCAAATTTTGAGACTGATGTTAAAGAAACATACCAACTTCTTCGAAAAAAAGATCACATACCTGCTTGCTTGAACAATCAGGCTGTCCCTTTATCTCCCATGTAAGGCTAACAAGAGCCATTAGCATTGCTAAATAGTGATGATATATCCACCTTAATTATAGCAGCGCATTATATTAGATGGGCATGCTTTGGAGAAACAAAATCATATTGCAAAATTCAGAGAACAAACTAAACATGGCCTTTGCTGCAACAAAacaaatactacctccatccaaaaataagtgtctagttttgtctagatacaaatatagattaattgtagatacatccgtaCCAAGAAAAAGTTAGGACACTTATttttagatggagggagtagatgTTTTGGTTCCAGATCTTTTGAGTGCGAAAAAAAGATATTTGGTAAAATTTCATCATAGTTGACTGGATATGACTAAAAAACGAACTGCCTGAATGCTGCAGTCAACAGTTCCTTAACCCATGAAAGtttggaaccttaccaaggaCGAATATCACTTCCATTTACAAGCAACACATTCTCCCGCAAAGCAAAACTTGTGTAGAGGAATAATAACCAAGCCTGCAAAGTGGAAGCACGGTCTTCAGGTCATTTTTGTCGAACACTGAAGTAATCTGCAGAGGAAATATAATGAGAATATGTCAAAAGTACTCAACAAAATACCTGGTACATCTGGACTGCTAATGCTGGAAGGCACCCATCCCACACCCACCATCTCAATAAGAGGAGAATAGATGGAAACAACAGGAACATATAGGCAGCCCTATCCTGCCAAAGAAAAGTTTAAACCATCAAGATTGTCAGGCATGGACTAAATTTTAGAAGACTGTTAATGCTAGCTAGCATCGAATATATTTTAGTATCAAAATATCATCTGAATTAAACATAGACCGGTACGTTACAGAACCTTGCAACATAATTACCAGCGAATAATACAACCTTATGAGTGACAGTATATACTTTATTAACTAATCAACTgtatcttttcaaaaaaaaaactaatcaaCTGTATAGCATGAAAAACAGGCAAGAGATTGTATTGGTATGACTGTGAGCATGAACATACACCGCATTTGATATTGAAAATTACTATATAGGTCAAATATTTGTAAGTAGTGGCAGGTCAACAGGCTATATCACTTCTTGTATGCCTATCACAGACCAAAATGTATGCCACACCAACAAGAACAATATATAATTACAAGTTTAGATTGCTTTAATCATCACACTAGAAGTGGCCAAGAGTTTAAGCAGATGCGTTTTATTAATTCTGTCAGCGCTAGCGtacttaaaaataaataaatctgcATATACAATATCTAAAGGAAAGACCATCTGAAGTTTACCCTGTAATTGTTGTACTCGTCCTTCACTTTGAGCTTATCTTCCTTCCTTGCAATCCGCACATTCACTGGCCCAACGAACTTCTTTAGGAACTTCCCTAAAGGTTGCAGACATAGTAAGTTTCAATCATAACTCATAAAGAGGCAATTAAACTTGAGGCGAAACAGAAGGGGTCAGATGAAACAAAAGGTAGCAGACCATTTCCCTTGTTTGGGAGAAACGCAGCCACGTCACTGTCTAAGATTGCTAGCTTGGCACGCTCCAGGTCTTCCTCCACCTGCACATACGCCAATGAGATGCAAACAGTGTCAGCGAAGTGGACAACATAGAAAAGGGGAATCTCACGGATAAGAAGTGTACGAGTAGTATATTGAACTGGGGATGGGGACTCTTATTTAAGCAACTAAGATCATGGGGTTGACCAGCACACGGAGCGATCCTCTAGCTTCAGATGAACAATTCTGGGCTTAGGATATTGAATTgcatgcactaaccaactattccaAAAGCCCGAGCTGATGGAAAGATGTAGGCAATTTATTTCAACACTCACCCTACGTCTTTGCCCTTTGGCCTATTGTGACGCATGTTTGGGGAGCCGCAATATTTCTTTTTAATTCTTGCGTTGGCCAGGATTTGATCCTAGGacctcctgctctgataccatattgaattgcatgcactaaccaactattccaAAAGCCCGAGCTGATGGAAAGATGTAGGCAATTTATTTCAACATAGGAATCGTAGGGCTTAAGTGCTGGAACGTTGTTGTTAGCCCTGGAGCGCACGGCCACAACTGGTTCAGAGGATCCCCTAGTAGTCGGCTAGATTAAACCGCGAGGAAGACAGCAAAACTGTATGGAGATTGAATCCTCTGCCAGCATCCAGCAAGTCGATGAGCGTGTCTCAAATACATGCCCCTGTTGGACTGACTAATTCCGGCCATTTCGGTATGTATGTCAAGTTGGCGACGAATCCAGCCGGATCACTGCGCAGAGCCGCAGATTTCAGATGCCGTCCATGGTTTTGGGGCGGGAGCTAATCAGGCTCGCAGGCTAACCAGAAGAAAAATCACGCCCATGGTTTTGGGGCGGGAGCTAATCAGAGCTCGCGGGGTTCGACGCCCGAGAGCCGCCGCGCTACGGGGCGAGGAGGATGGAACGGGGAGATCGAGTTCGAATTAGGCCGATGTAGAGAGGGACGGGGGGCGCGGACCTTGTCGAGCACGGCGGGCTCGAGGGCGGCGACGGAGCCCTGGAGGCGCCTTAGGTCCCCGTCCAGCGCGACCGCGCGGCGCCGCAGCGCGTCCTcgtcggcggcgcggcgcacggcgagggccgccgccgcctcccgcagctcccgcgccgcctcggccgccgccgccgcctgctcctccaGGCCCCGCGCGTCCCCGTCGGCCATTGCGCGCGCGCGCGGGggggaggtggcggtggcggtggtgggacgCCGCCGtgcgcggtggtggtggtggtggtgcgggaGGGAGAGACCGAGCTTGGCGTGTGTGCGTGCGCGCGTGACGTGTCTGCGTCCACCTATCTGCTTGGAGGGCGAAAGCGGTCGGAGTCGGTTTTATATGGCGCGGTTAACCGTCCACATCTTCGGCTTCAATGTACACTTAATAGACATCCAACTAATTCACAGTTTCTTTTTTAATTAATTTAATGCTTTTTTTACTAGTATACTACTATACCCTTTCTTCTCATAATATAGTGTGTTTTGGTTTCTATGAAAATCAAAGTACACTAGCTTTAATGAAGTTTATTGATAAAATTATATATAATATCGAATATATATCATATTAAAATATATTTACGATGTTTCTAGTGGTATTAACTTGATGTTCTAGATGCTAACAATATTTTGTATAAACCTGGTCAAAGTCTGCATGCCTTGACTTTTAGAGAACCTAATACACACTATATTTTGGCATAGAGGAGTATACCCATCGAATGAACTGACCTTTGGACATAGGCTAGTAGCATTTTTACATATGGCGTACAGGGATCCAGTGCCTTGCCGTTCACAAGGCACGGCGGCCTCGAGTTCAATATTAACCGTCCAAGTAAATCCAACGGACAGGTGCAGGTCAACAACCATCCCAAGCGCAGGTTCAGAAACGAGCTCGGGGGAAAAGTTTTCGTGGGAGTTGGTCCCTGCAGCTTGGCCACTCCCGTCGATGCTCCCGTAGAGGAGAGGAAGGGGCGATGCGCCGCTGCGGCGACAGGGAGGTACGCCGCGCCGTCCGGCAGGGTAGAGAAGTGCATGCGGCTGGAAGGGACGACAACCGCGCCGGCTGCCGCAGGCGCGGAACCGCCATCGCCGGAAGGGACGACGGCCGAGGCTGCCACGGAGGACGCTAGTGGAAGAGAAGAAGACAACGCCTCCACCGTCCTGATGAACTCTGGCTCCACTTGATTTCACACGCCTATGGAGTATACGatctgtgctatgcaatttgataGAATATGTGTTGTGCAATTTGACAAAATATGTATATCAGTGTTGCAGGCTTGCAGCGTTTGATTGTTAAATCCTACAAAATTCAACCGAAGGACGACAACGGAGGAACTCCAGGAAGCTATGTGTAGAGGATCACGACGACGGAGGAGCACAGCGGAGGGCGTCGGAGGGGGgtatcggaggtggaagagaggagcATCGGTGGGGACGGAGGGAGACGCCGTCGGAGTGGAGCAGCTACACGGAGGAGCTCATCCGAGTGGCAGCAGataggcactactaggaaaaggcctagccgtaagatgggtgttagtggcgcaccaggagggcaGTGCGTCACTActacttagtagtggcgcaccggaaagtggtgggccactataaaaaaatgtagtagtggcgcacctcttccgtggtgcgccaccactaagtttaaccatgggtttgacccagccttatacatagcaatggcgcaccatgtagaggtgcgccacatctattttatgtagcagtggcgcacctctacattgtgcgccattgctatgtaaagGGGATGATGgaacttggtgcgccactgctaagtgttgctgttgtgggtatacttcatgggtgtaccatcgacagtgcctagatccggcaagcccgggtggcccacagacggtgatgaggcgtgTGGCCCATCGNNNNNNNNNNNNNNNNNNNNNNNNNNNNNNNNNNNNNNNNNNNNNNNNNNNNNNNNNNNNNNNNNNNNNNNNNNNNNNNNNNNNNNNNNNNNNNNNNNNNgataaactctaacttctaaactaagatgcgatttactatattacagatacacgggcaattaagcccaacttggtataacaggccgattcatataattctccacgtatatttccttaagcccacctcgactgcggcccacctctgactcggtcaaatcttggtgataacaaacagcaacaggcgtttgatgaaattaagcgatatctgacaacgccgcctgtgctagttccgccccaaagaagacaggccattctacatctactCCGTCAGGagctgatacgtccatcgcttcggtggtggtgcaactttacgatggcgttgaaagagtcgttttctacctcagcgaaGGATgccggacgcggagacaagataccccgaggtcgagaaactttgcctctcgcttattcttcacctgcaccaagcttcatcacatccttccgacggcagagatcatcgtcatccgtAAATCGACGTCGTCAAACATATGTTGCTCGGCCcctcgttttgaaaggccgactcggtaaatggatgcttgcgctgtcagaatttgatctccggtaccagcctgcgaaggcagtcaagggccaagcgttagccgatctcatcgctgaacggatcaacaccaatatagcagcactatccatacgtgcatgggccatgttcttcgatggatcggtttgcgacggtggttgcggcatcggcattctgctcgtatcgcctcggggggcagagtactccttctccatcagattatctaccccttgcaccaacaacgtagcagaatatgaggcaatacgtaagggaatggaattgttattagaagctggagctgaagctgtagagctcttcggagactcaaagttggtgattaaccagctcacggaggaatataattgcgaaagtgaatcgctgttcccgtattgggtggaatgccgtgagttgatgacacagttccggtacatcaacttcaattggatcccaaggtcccggaataccgatgccaacaatctcgcacaaatggcgtcaggctacatagatatagccgacggagcggaagttcagatacaattcctggaacagaatgattggagagccgagatctttgATTATTtgcaagattcggctcggggggcacctaaacgggtgagatacagagccatgaagtatgtccttataggagacgatatgttctacaggacactggaagggttgctactcaagtgcctagggccgactgagtccaatcggctcttacatgaggtgcatgaaggcgcctgtggaacacatcaccggctcataagatgaagtggttgattaggcgatcgtggttttattggcccactatgcttgaagaccGCTTCAATTATTACGgagggtgccaagcatgtcggatgtttggaaaaattcagatggtgccaagatcggcgatgaaccccatcatcaagccttggccgtttcggggtggggcatggatatgatcggcaaaatccatccggcatcaggtaaaaaacatgaatggattttggttatcacagattacttcaccaagtgggtggaagccgtccctatgaaaaaggtgacatcagaggacgtgatcaagtttgtgaaagaacacgtcattcataggtttggaattccccgtaccatcacgaccgatggaggttcggtctttatctctaaagaattcaggaagttctcgTGATGACGTGgggattaaaccgatccgatcatccccatactatgctcaagctaacggacaggccgaggcaTCCAATCGCAGCCCGATCAAgccgatcaagaggaaaattgacgagaatcctcgggattggcacgagaagctatcgaagcattatgggcctaccgcatgtcgtgccatggagctataaagacctcgccgtaccggcttgtctatggacaggaggccgtattgccttgggaaattacgactGGATCAAGGcgcgtcacgtttcggaatgatccgacagctgaagaatatgcagctttgatgagcgacactattgaggacgcaacagtaactcaggctttggtcgttggaaaagattaaggagaacaaagccgtggtggctcgtgcttacaacaaaaaggttaggccaaaggagttccaagttggtgatcttgtgtgggaagctgtgttgccattgggaaccagggataaggcatatggcaagtggtctcctaattggcacggtccatacaaagtggtccaggccttgaagggtaatgcatacatgctggaggaattgagcggcgaaaagttccccgtggctgttaatggtcaacacctcaagaaatatttcccaagcatgtgggatgatggacagtaagatgtagggggccgatttcagaatcggacaataagatgtgggggccgatttcagaatcggccagtaaaaaaaaataataaaataaatatataaaatcacagccgatgcacgggcatcgacttcagagaacagagccgatacgctgatatcgactttagtGAAGTAAGTTTATGCAAGAcagcaagatgagccgatatcctgccatcggctccctgtgcgacaactccattcgacaatcggcaagggaGTGAAGTTAGttaagggattttcttcattgataaggggatttcttacaaagaaagagccgattgctcgggaaggaagaacaaaagaagggtctattgaccaatctactactgctaggcctatactagcagatcttaatctacgggctgttgcttccttcgtcgtcgtctccggaactctcatcggcactactgccgatgggctcctcgtcgctgctcccatagccctctacgggagcttcatctgcctcttcatcgtcgctgctgtcgtcgtcccaccacatgcggaggcgctttgctggcgggtaaccctcgagggagtcgtcgtcgtcgccgtcgtcttcctcttcctcttcttcagaggtggggcagccgtcccggggaaccggtcgtcctcgctctccgactccagcttccccgacggcgaggaaccgaagatcttcgtccccgccggtcggggaccggtcgtcttcggaccggacagaggaggcgtggtcttccagtgTCCCATGCttcggggcgcggatgtccggtggcgtctcacgggaggaagaggacccgtaggaaagctcggaggaggagtcgtggaagaccgacgaggaagaggaagaagaggaagacatggctgtgggagttttGAGGGTTTTTTGGTACCGATGGCCAGGAcagagcaggatggtgaaatggcgaatcactcagagcggttaaataaaagggggctacggtgaaaaaattcaatgccacagcagttttcgaggaggcagtacccaaagacaacggtcaaattgtgcggagcaatggttctgctctgccatgacatgacccgacgaaaaatgctgcaatggttctgctctgccatgacatgacccgacgaaagaaaaacgtaatgattttggaaatatcatttccaaaaccaggggggcatgtgttatcaccggaatttgaccaagtcagaggtgggccgcgatcgaagatggatgtgaagaaatatatatatagaagaagtatgtggatcggccttttataccaaggtgGGCttatttgcccgtgtatctgtaacatattagatcgtatcttagtttagagatagaatcttattcgtgcacggtttggtgcacgcccgcattagagagtccgctggactataaatatgtatctagggtttatggaataaacaacaactcacgttcaaccccaaaacaaaccaatctcggcgcatcgccaactccttcgtctcgagggtttctatcgggtagcgacatgttgcctagatcgcatcttgcgatctaggcagcacaagccccacgttgttcatgcgttgctcgtatcgaagcgcttttgatggcgagcaacgtagttatcattagatgtgttagggttagcattgttcttcgtttaagcatgcttacgtagtgcaacccttgcatatctagccgccctcacacctatctcaggtgtgggggcggcaccccgcttgatctttatttagtagatctgatccgttacgattgctccttgttctacaaggattagtttaatatctgcaatagttaggccttacaaagggggggaggatccagtggcatgtagggtggcgttcgctagtcctaaacgggatgttccgaggatcaacttcatgttggtttttaggccttgtttaggatcggcttacgagcaccgtgcgtggccgcgaggcccaacctggagtaggatgatccgattatgcggtgaaaaccctaaatcgtcgtagatctcattagcttcatcttgatcaagcaggaccaccaagtattcgtgcaccccgtacgaatcatgggtggatcggctctttgagccgattcacgggataactcgagagccgatcgaggctcgtatttaatgtttacatgtatgccctgcagaaaactaagcgaggcatccccatcaccttcctggccaggtataggtcaggtggcacgcccttgcacttcgcaatgccgcgtgtgaccagaagagcattgcgggctgtcgctcggaggggtctcagccagccgcagctctaggctcttcccggctctacggtgttgacaaggccgctgcccgccggtgggttttggcagtcaacagtttgccaagtttgttggaactcaaagtggtctcaagaaaaggaccatttgggttgccaagcctattgtgactaacctcttaggacccaacttggttggggaccaacaagctcaaacgtgatcaataggtgcatgtggaggtcattggagatttgactacttcatgaagaattaagggatcttcatatattata includes:
- the LOC124689440 gene encoding transmembrane protein 120 homolog — its product is MADGDARGLEEQAAAAAEAARELREAAAALAVRRAADEDALRRRAVALDGDLRRLQGSVAALEPAVLDKVEEDLERAKLAILDSDVAAFLPNKGNGKFLKKFVGPVNVRIARKEDKLKVKDEYNNYRDRAAYMFLLFPSILLLLRWWVWDGCLPALAVQMYQAWLLFLYTSFALRENVLLVNGSDIRPWWIYHHYLAMLMALVSLTWEIKGQPDCSSKQKGVQLFLRWAIMQGIAMHLQNRYQRQRLRTRIALGKAKRMDVVAGETAGVEGQLLLLYPVLFVLQGFEAYVGVLLLQTAWHGLTSEWQVAVCGILLVVMAVGNFVNTVETLVLKLRFKAKMKRTKPRQDPGQAGPNRPHQN